The following nucleotide sequence is from Bactrocera oleae isolate idBacOlea1 chromosome 2, idBacOlea1, whole genome shotgun sequence.
cgccgccaccactACCAGCTAACGAAGTGCTGCCACCATTTTCATCTATGCTTGTACAGCTAATACTGATGGTGTTGTGTGTGCTACCAATTGTACCGGGACCCACACTGCCAGTCGATGAAGACGACGAGGCCGGCGCATTGCCGCTGCTCGCATTCGAACTGGTATTCGAGAAATATGAGAAGGCCGAAGACGAAGAGGCGCTACTGCCGTCACCATTATTGTTGGTCAAAATCATTTGGTTGGCAGCatttagctgttgttgttgctgctgctgctgtagcTGAGTGGCTCTAACAGCTTCGGCAGCGGCTTCTTGCGGCGTATAATAGCTTACGTTACCGAATTGCCGATAACCTCCCATTGCTAGGCCATTCGTTACGGCCTGGTGTAATGCCGGATTGCGTATAGTAAACATACCATTCTCATTCTTAATTATTGCAGCTGGTTGATCCATAGGTATTGGTGCGGCTAGCGGCAATCCACCAAGCGGGCGGCCTGTTACGAGtcctggttgttgttgtagtatggTTGCCGCTGCATTAGCAGCACCACCGTGGAACATCGGATTTCGTAAGGTGATCATTTTCGGCTGCCCGTTGGCATTCTGATCGGCAGCGATATCGCCAATATTTCCGCCAATTGGACCGTTATTAGAAGCAGCGGCATTTGCAGCACGTGCATTGCTCTCTTGTTTCGATTTATTACGTCGCTTCTTACTTTTCGAAGTTTTGCCACTAGCTGGTGCCGTTCCGCCGCCGGCATTCATTTTTTCCAAGGGTttcttattgttattattgctggtTGGATTTGCTTCAACCATTATGATGCCACTTTGTTCTAATGCAGCGGCCGCTGCGGCCACACCTGCATATGGGGCTGCACCGAAATAGTTGCCAACCGGAGCAACCGGTGGTGCAATAATTGTTGCACCGGCTTTATGATGGAATGATTGTGGCTGCTGTGCCTGTTGCTGCTGCAAGGGCTTGGATAGTTTTCGTATGGATTCGGACTTTTGGCGCAACTGTTCGCTCTTTACCGGATCTACTTTGGTCAGCGTAATGCCGGGCGGTAACGACAAATTTTCCACCTGCACACCACGATTCAATTGATCCATAATGCTTAGTGCGGGAACCATACCTTGGTAGGTGCCATTATTACCGCCATTGCTTACACTCGCGTAACTGGGTTGCATCGGGGGTTGGCCGTTTACTTTTACACTTAAATTGCCACCAATATGTAATGCTTGAAGCTGTTGCGGCAAGCTATTGtattgccgttgttgttgttgcatatgcTGTAAAGAGGGCTGTGGATCAGGCGGTATCACAACTTCGTCCGGATTGAAGTAGCCCATATTATTCGGTATGCCTGCACCGCAATCTTCGTAGTTGTGGTgcaagtgttgttgtttttggaattttttattgCGTTGAGCTTGTCGTTGTGCGCGCTTAGAGAGTGGTTTACCCTCAGTAGCACCGCTACCGCTAGCACCGGAGACTTGATGGTTGGGCTCAGCAGATTGACGTGCGGAATTTTGATTAGTGCCACCACCTTCAgaagaaaattgaattttttgttttataatatacatatgtttacgaATAATAAAAACGTgttaaagttttaataattttaggaATTTACCAGATCCACGACCGCCACGCTCATAACGTCCACCGCCTCGTTTTGGACGTGAATCATTTCCACCACCGTCACCGCTGCAACCACCGTTACCACCGCCGCCACCTCTATTGCCTCGTCCACCTCTGTTGCGCGGTGGATCCTGTGGTTGAGTCTGTAACTGGCTCtgcatttgtttttgtgatGCGTTTTCAGTCAACTTCTGCTGGCGTGACGATTGACGACCAGATTTCGATGAAAGTTCCCTATGCGTAGTAGCCCCCACAACAGATGTTGTGCCCGTAGTTCTACTTCCTACTGCACCACTTGGCTGACTGCTTTGTCCCGCTTGCACATTTTCCTTTCCTTTGGCTTTTCCTTTAGAGCTTACCATATCTCTGTCTCTGTCTCGTTCTCTATCCTTATCGTTTCTACGCTGTGATTGGGTTGTAGATCGTTGTTTTGGTTGTGAAGATTGTTGTTGTGATGGTAGTGGTGTGACAGTTTGTtggtgctgctgttgctgttgttttttagCTCCCCCATCATCTTTTCGCTGCTCTTGTTTACCCTTCCTATTCTGTGATCTTAGATTTTGCTGATTAGAAATAGcttcatcttttttttttaatccaacaGTTCTTGTTTTTGGCTTTGTAACATCTGGTGtagcagttgttgttgccgaTGCCATCGGAACCGATGTTGTAGTAGTCGGTGTAGCTTTTAGCGCTACCTTAGATTTAGATGCGGGCGGGTTTGATATAATCTTTTGAGAGACAATAGCAACTGGGCTCTGCTGCTGATCATCTTCCGAATCTGTTTCATCGTAGCTTGACGAATCTGAGTACCATTCGGAATCAGAATCCTGCGTATGCAGTGTTGCAAAGGGATTGTTATCGAACTGACCATTGTCTATAAGTCGCTCGCGTTGCGTACGCTCTTTCTTACGCTTCTTCTCCTTTTTCAATTCAACTTCTTCTTCAACAGTTTCTGAAGGCTCTAGAGATGCTGATTTTGCCTCCTCTTTGTTTTCAGTTTCGAGCACTTTTTTATTGCTACCATTGCccttatttgtttgttgttgttgtcctttAACTAAgtccttttgtttttgtgacgACGTCGTTTTTTGTGTTGCAATCAAGGTTTTGTGTTGCTGAGTGGCTGATTTGCTTGTCATTTTCATGTTCTTGTATCTATCAGCTGGCCCTAATGTCGGCTTTTGACTGCTCACGGAATTTTCTCTCGTGTTCATTTGACTGTTGACTGGTGTGGCAGATAAGGATGTGCCGGCAGAGCAAGAAGTAGTTGTAGATGCTGAACGTCGTTGTGATGCTGATATTACTACTTTACTGCCTTTCTTGGGTACTCCTTCGATAGCCTCCGCTGTGGACACAGATGTGGTTGATGCCGAGGGCGTAACCCCATTCTTAGCAGGATTATTCTTTGATTTCGAATTAGCAGTTGTTGTTTCATTCCGCCGTTCTATGGGTTCATCGGCTTTCGATTTGTTCTTTTTGCCCACTTTTTGTTGGTTCGCTTTCTCTGCACGCGCACATTCTTGCTCTTGTCGTAGTTGCTCTTCTTTAGCCGCCGCCAAAGCTGTTGCCTGTTCAGCTGCCAACTTGGCTGCACGACGccgctcctttttcagttgcgTTTTAGACAAAGGCGGTGGTGGTATTGTTAGTGATAAATGTTCCGCCGGCATTTCGCTGGAAGCAATGGGCGGCGGTGGCGGTGGAGCCTGCATTGGCAGTGGCAAAGGTATTTGTTGTAATGGCAATTGTGTCATTGGTGGCGTCGTTGTTGGCACCAATTGACCATTTACGAATGAGTAGAGCAACTTATCTTTGTCCGCAGTATTAACTTTGGCGCTGACAGTAACTCGGGGTTCCGTGATATTGGACAACTGTTGCAGGGGTAGTTGCGTCATTGGCGGCGCCGTGGTGGGTACCAGTTGACCATTCACGAACGTGTAGAGTAACTTATCCTTATCCGGAGAGCTACCCTTGGCGGTGACCGTGACACGTGGCTCTGGCACGTTTGGCAAGTTAACGCGGCGTATTGTGACGATGCGCTTGGAGGGGTCTGTATTCGAGGTGCAGGCGGCGTTGGCTGCCATGGCCGCGACTACATCTGGGGAGAGTGTTTGATGGGGCGGCGGTGCATAGCACATTGGTGTCGGCATGGGTGCGCGAATCATGCCGTAACCCGCAGTGGCAGCACCAGCGCCTAACGTAGCGTTTTGTGTAGACTGGAAGTCAATTTGATAAGGAGAAAACGTTGCGCTGGGCACATTGGCATGTGCATAGGCAGATGGCAATGCATAACTGCTGCTGCCAGGCACAATACCGGTAGCGGCATTCAGGTTATTAATACCATCAATGGCGTTGGCGGTTGTGGATGGCACACTTAAGCTTACAGTGGCATTAGTGCTCACACTTGTACCGACCCCGCTGGCGTTGTCTTCAATTGCCTTCAATTTTTCCACTTGTTGCTCCTTTGTGGGCAAAtaggaaaatttaaattcagcATTTGTTTGCTTTACCGTGGCAATCAACTCCAATATCACAGTTTCCACTCTTGCTTTAGCGCGCTGCagttttttaatgtttgtttcGAGTTCACCAATTTGCTTTTTGTCACGTTTCTTACTGCCCTTTAACAGTTTTAGTTTGTGTTTATCAGTGAATTCCTTGAAGTAGATATCTTGAAACTGTCCGCGCAGATCCTGCAGTTCCATAATGCGTTTCTCCTCCTCTTTacgttgcttttgttttgcctTTTTAGCAGCTTTTTTCGGATTAGTAGTTTGCGGTTGCGGTTTTTTCCCGTTACTACTGCATCCTCCCGTTCCACCTTCGATGTAACTCAACGTTTCATTTATCCACTTGCGCACCTTTGATTGATCTCGTGAGTAATTATCTAGGAACTCTTTCGAATAGCTGTTCAAGTAAACACTAAGCACACTCAAATCACGTGAACCGCTGCCACCGCCGCCCTTTTCACTGTCACCCGATGCACTTTTGCCATTAGCCACCTTGCTGGCAGTGACCTCCCGATTAGCTGCTTCCCAGGCGGCAGCATTTGCACTCGTGTTACCGGATTTTCTTGTTATTGGAATGCTGGACGAGCCGATCAGTGCTGAGGGTGTAACTTTTTTGCCCACTCCATTAGGTGTTTTTTCCGTTGTTGGCTGCGCATTTTGCCCACTAGTAACAGTTTGATTCATATGCAGATGACTAATACGTTTACACAATGTACTTAGACAAACTAAGCTATCATCATCATCCTCCAACTTGTTGCCAGTGAAATTGTGTGTTTTTGAATTGGCGGCggtagctgctgctgctgctttagCTACCGCCTTTAATGAAGGTGGCTGCTTGGTGCTCGTGCTTGCTATTGGCGCTGTCGTCTGTACTGGCTGCTGCGGTGGTTGCGGCGGCTGCTGTGGATCATTGGTTGCTGCGGCTGCCGCGGCTTTCATGTTTTTACGCGCATTTATCAGTTGCGAAAGCTTTTTACGCAATCTATCGCGAGTCTCATTCATGCGCGCGTGATTGCACTCCTGCCAACAGAAATCGGGTATTCTTtgtactttatattttacagaATCTCATAAAAATACCTTTTTGATACGCTTCTTGCTGGAATGATTTTCTTTGCAGTGATCACCCAAATCCGAATGATCGAAACaacctaaaaaataaattaaaaattaaattaataataagaatTTTTCTGGCAGATGTTGCATACATTTCTTCATTTTCTCCTTGCAATTCTTTTTTGGATGATCCTCGACAACAGTTGTTGCTTCGATATTTGTAATGGGCGGTGGGATTTGGTCACTTAAAGCCGGGCTGCTgcaatttttggtttaattagaaatttactgaaaatttatataagtgtGTACATACTTTTGCGCATCCTCGAAATTAAGAAGTTCATCCAATTTCTTTTGAATCTCTTCAGTGTGTACATCAACAGTAAAAGCAAAActggatcaaaaaaaaaaaaataataataaaaaaataaaaaagaatattgtttcAATGTAACTTACTCTGATTCGACTTGACTTTTAAAAGGCGATAAACTATAGGTGAATAAaagataatacaaatattattatcaaattaccattaagcgaaataaaaaagtaaaatttgtttgatataaaagcatatacttgtataaccctGCTTAGATCGGCAAAAAttatcacaaatatttttttttatataaagactattcacaggtgcattttttaacacaaaaattagtataaaaacAACTATAGCTGTCTGATTCGAACAATTTCCTGGAAAATTGCCTTGCATAACTTCGTGCAGATATGTTGGCAAATTAAATTAcgaggacttgagtttgatcagtcaatttgtatggcagctatatgttatagttgttcGACATCGGTGGGCCCGATATCTTCGTGggaaaaaagacgtgtgcaaaatttcatatcgatatctcaaacactgagtgactagttcgggACATGGTTAAGTCGGGTggtataaacttcgtggcatatttaatatatcctgttcagcgTATAATTATGGAATGTTTCAGctgttcaaaatcgttttacGACGTTATGACAACGATCGCTAAAATCTATCGACTACCAATTTTAAGGATAATGGTATGAGTTTCTTATTTGAATTCATaagtaataattgaaatttaaattttgtgtatTAAGTTTTGGACTAATCTATAAAGCTtacctttttattttatctagAAACTTAACGAACTTTGTGTCGTCCTTATTGCCTACTATTTTATCCGTGCACAGCTTAATGTCATTATTTTCCAACTCAAAGTAGCTTAAGTTTAATGGACATTTAAGATCAAATTCCATAAAATATCTGGcataaagtgaaattataaatgtCCAATATATCTTCACTACAAGATCATGAACATCCGCTAAATCGAATCCAATGTTGAAAGCAATCATTTTTCGATTATAGAACATGATGTTTGGCAGTATAGCACGAAGTTCTTCGATACTCATCGACAGCTGCTGGTAGTATTGCACCAAGTGTAGAGACAGGGTATGTGTCACTTCGTTGTTGAGTATTTTACGCGCCAACAAGCAAGCTGGACTTGTGCAATCTTTGCAAAAATACTTTTCGTCAATAGATGTATATCTATAACGCTTTCGATCTGCATAACATAAATAACAAACATTCAATTAATAAAGCTCAAATGTAAAGATGACTGTATTTAAAGCATACTATTTAAATGTTGGAAAACAGCCCAGGCTATATGGTATTGTCCCAACTCGATTGTGTCGTCAATTTTCCCTTCAATGGCCGGCAATGTGTTGCAAACTTCATCACCCAGCTCATCTTGTGTGGAACCTTTACGTTTGCTATTACTTCTCACAAATGATAGAAAATCATCACTTGtgcaaacatttaaaattttcgactCGTACAGATTAACTTCCTTTTCGATTAGAGATTGCGCCATACACTTGTAGCAGGTGTTATCGGAGTTGCGTCGGGGTGGCAATGGTCCTCCGGCTATAGAGCATGTAATACACTTAcaattcctaaatgaaaaatgaattattatattttagaatgAACAGATAGATAATGTTCGAAAAAAAAGTAGTAAtctgaaaagtaaaataaaattaaaataaaggtaaaaaaaacgcgaaaaaacataaattttggcaGCACCGACactaatacctttcacaggtgcattttttatggcCCAAAAGGgtaaaaaagatctttattttgattttgatccgttgttttttgtcagtcagtttgtatggcatctatagtGATTCAATCTGAACAATTGGTTCGGAAATTATAACGCTACCTTAGGCAATTTCGAattaaaaagtttcccatatatAAATTTCCCTACTTTTTCACTACAATTTACTACCCAGGTGCATATAAATAGTATTTCTGAATATAAGCCCATTAGCTCACTCTGTATGATATTCCAACAGCACATTGCATTTCTTGCACTTGTCGTCGCACACCAAAGTATTTGGTGGTTTGAAAAATCCATCCGGCCATTTCATTTTCGTATATGCCATTATATTTTGCCAGGCTAACCGCCGATTTTCCAAACATTGAAAGTCGTAAAAATCATTGTCATCATCGAATTCTTGCAACGAGAAGGCTATTGCATCCTGTACAACAGTATCGAATATGCGATGGACATTTAGTAGACATTTTCGGCGTTTGCGTTCCGCTTCCgacaaattaaatttgttaagtTCATTCCAAACATCTGCCCAACGTTTTTCAACACATGTCATTTTATCATCGAACTGAATGTACTTTTTAATGAGTGACGCATGTCTCGAGGTTAGTTCGTCCTCTTTTAactaaaacaagtaaaataattaaatacgaATTTTGTGAATTCAAATAAACACTACACTTACAGTAATAATACAAGCCAACATGGTATCAGTGAGATTAGAGTAGACATGTAGCTGATATAGGCGTTGACACAGCAATGTCCATGTTAGGTTGAATTTGCGTAGAAAATCGTTTTCGAATGCAAACAAATAGCTTGAAATTTGTTCCGATATGCGACATAAGTCGTCATAGCCATCCAAAATATCTATAAAAGTAAATGTATATCAACACATATTATTCATTGTATGCATGTACACGTACACGTTAACATTTCCTCAGCAGGTATTTTATTGTTGTCAGGTTCAACAATTTCGATAAAACCTTCCGCATACGCCTTAACGATACACTCCACGTGAAAGGCTAATATTTGCAGCAATAGCAGAGGGTTGTTTACCATTAGTCTGGAATAAAgtatttaagttaaaaaaacaagCTGATATAAGTTTTTTAACACTCACATGGAACTAAAAAGCACGAAAATCATATTATCTGACAAGGAGTCATCGTATATGAAATCCATATGCTCAGCCTTTTTATTGTAGACAAAACCACACGCTATCCAGTAGATCTCCTTATTAGCGtccaaaagtttttcaaacttaTTGTAAGCGGTCCgatttctgtaaatattgatatCATAAAGTTATATTGAGTcataaagttataatttttgaaacatgATTGCTTACTTTAGCATTGGCCCGTACGCCTTTATAAGCACATCCAGTAACATGACTACCATGTGCGCCGTTTTAAATTGCTCTACCATTATATGTATGACAATTTCACGatatttcaagcaatttttgcATGAACAAAATGTAAAGAACTCATCGTTATTGTGCTTTACATGTATGTTGGATGCATCCTtcatataagcaaaaaaaaaagaaaaattcatcGGTATATATAAAGTTAAATTCTTTTTCCAAGTAACTTTACCATGAATGGACTAAGAGTGCGATGCTTCTTGCTAACTGCTAATTCTGCTATAAGGCTTTTCTTAATGTCCACCTCTATTACATTGTCTTCCCGCTGACTCAATTGCGTTAGCGaaacaacatttttaataattaattgcaCTAGCAGATGTGGTGCATGTGGATCAAATGGTGGCAGAGAGAGTATCTTTGATAAAGCTGCAGTTGGATTCTTATCATCCACCACCGACACACCAGGATCCGAAAACGGCAGTTTTGATAATAACATTGAACGATCAGTGTCCATGGTATCTAGATTTGGTTTTGGCGATAGCAGAAGTATTTCAGGCACATCGTCGTCTTCGTCACTGGAACTAGTACTGCTGCTATCACTATCTTGTCGCGCCTTTAATAGCACACCGCTCAATCGCGTCTCCTCTGTAGCAGAATCTTGGTGTTCTGCATCAGAGCTTTGTGGTTCGGTTTCATTATCTTCTGTCTTCTCATTGCTACGACTTTTAAGCTTGAAAGTAGGTTTAGCTTCAGCTAATAGCGCAGACTTCATGCTTTGCCAATCAAGAAGATGTGCACCCCCACCACCACCAGTGGCATGCGCTGCAGCTGCTTCTAATGCGGCTGCTAACTTAAAATGCACGGTAGCGAAATCGTCGCCATCAGAGGTTGAAGGCGATGATCTATTAGATGGCACCAACGTGCTCTTGCTGGTACATGGAGTTTCCGTTTCCATCTCGTCAGTAACTTCCGTCTTACTTGAAGTAAATACAGCATCTGCTATTGGGGCAGTGCTAGAGTTGCAGGTGGAAGAGTTTACTTTAATGCGTCGTACGCGCACTCGTAAATCTTTTGCCTTTCTTGATTCCATTAGTTGTACTCAAATATGTGCTTATTAATGCAGTTGAAATACAACTGCACCAGCACAATTTTGTTTCAATTGACTTGATGACGCTGCAGTACCTGCGACATCTACAATGATGGCGATCTTTCGCGCTCGCACTTGCAAGCACCACGATGTGACGTAGAAAACGGACGAGGTCGCATTTAAATACTTTATGCTATCAACTCAATTACTTTTCTTATtggatgtatatattttagacaTAGAATTTGTCTAATTTATCacaaaactatgtatatattttcgatttaaGGCAATACTGAGTGTAGTTGCACGCGCCAGTTATTCGTTAACTTGTTCGGTTGGTATTCGCTACTTTATTTCCGTATTTTCCACCATCCGTGTTTTTCACAATGTTTGGCTCTATTTTGTCCACCTTTTCtgttattttctatttacttcATTCGCTAAGTGCATTTTTCGTTTTGTGCGTTTGCAAAAACGTTCGCTGCAAACTTGTGTCCAGCAGCAGAGCCCAACAAAGCGCATAAAAACAGCGCAGAGCGGTGCGGGCAGACGGAGCCCAGAATTTCCGCGACACTTTCACTCGGTTGCCGCAGCCACAAATCTAAGTTGCTCTGAGCGAGTTTACttctttgttgcttttttgcaaTATCCAAACACTTTTCACTTctttataaaactaaattaaagcaaaatattataaattttattattttaattattttatgcacTTGTATAATGtccttttgtttaattttcccTTTTTCCACGGATGTATGAAATTTCCTCGTTCTGCGCTTCGTTCTCTATTCGTCGTTTAATATCGTTCGTGAGAGTTGCAGTGAGCTTTGTTTTCTGCAGAGTTGCATGATtcggtaaatataatatataattaaattaaatttttaaaaatctaaattgccagttaaaaacatataataagtaaatataaaaaaaagtacaaaaattatGAAGTCACTAATTTTAAGCAGCTTTACATATGCTAAATAAGAGAAGGAATGTTAGTTTTTTCAGAGAACTGTAGTATactcagagaatgtaaaatataatctGCATTCTCTGGTATACTTGCGGCAAAGTTTGGCAACACTGAAtttgtttaaacttttaaattttccgTTAAAACATTAAAGTTATAATTCTAATGATTTCGCCCTATATTGCGAAGAAAATATTTAGGTATAACATTATTCAATATACATTTAGTATTTATTGCTaattgaagtcataaaatttCAAGAAACAATGACCATTAGAAACTCCAATTTGACCTGGGCTAtgtcagagaatgtaaatgaattcatttacattctgttgttctacataaaaatactagAATCTAGTAAGAATTAATTGGAGATGCGATTCATTAGCTTAGCTATTTTACAAAGTACGTGCCAAATTATCTGATTCAAGGACGGTCAGTCATAAGCACTTGTTTTTTTCTATCAACTTCTAGTACCATTAAAGGAGCCACATTTCGTTCTTCTTTTTTCGGGGTTGGATATAGCATGGCCAACAGAGTAACCTTCCGAATGATAGGACAGTCTTTGTTTGCTTCGGAGCTGGTTCGCTAGGTCCTAAATGGTCTCTTGGTTGCGCCTGTTGTCTGGTGTGAGCAAACGCGACACCTAAAGCGGTCTTTTGAGAAGTCTACAGTCTTAGCTACCTTACGCTGCAGCGTTGtgctattacaaaaaaattccgCAGAGAGTTTGGAATGCAAATGGGACTGTCTCTGTTTCTTATTAACTTTGcatattttctcaaatattgTATCATTGACTGATATacctacatgcatatgtatggcTTTTACAGAGGTAAGTATGTGTggtaaaacacaaaaataacatatgtatttaagaaTATTGCGAAAAAGTTGGCAGAGAAAGCACATTTAAAAAACCGGTTTTC
It contains:
- the LOC106615133 gene encoding platelet binding protein GspB isoform X2, translating into MESRKAKDLRVRVRRIKVNSSTCNSSTAPIADAVFTSSKTEVTDEMETETPCTSKSTLVPSNRSSPSTSDGDDFATVHFKLAAALEAAAAHATGGGGGAHLLDWQSMKSALLAEAKPTFKLKSRSNEKTEDNETEPQSSDAEHQDSATEETRLSGVLLKARQDSDSSSTSSSDEDDDVPEILLLSPKPNLDTMDTDRSMLLSKLPFSDPGVSVVDDKNPTAALSKILSLPPFDPHAPHLLVQLIIKNVVSLTQLSQREDNVIEVDIKKSLIAELAVSKKHRTLSPFMDASNIHVKHNNDEFFTFCSCKNCLKYREIVIHIMVEQFKTAHMVVMLLDVLIKAYGPMLKNRTAYNKFEKLLDANKEIYWIACGFVYNKKAEHMDFIYDDSLSDNMIFVLFSSILMVNNPLLLLQILAFHVECIVKAYAEGFIEIVEPDNNKIPAEEMLTYILDGYDDLCRISEQISSYLFAFENDFLRKFNLTWTLLCQRLYQLHVYSNLTDTMLACIITLKEDELTSRHASLIKKYIQFDDKMTCVEKRWADVWNELNKFNLSEAERKRRKCLLNVHRIFDTVVQDAIAFSLQEFDDDNDFYDFQCLENRRLAWQNIMAYTKMKWPDGFFKPPNTLVCDDKCKKCNVLLEYHTENCKCITCSIAGGPLPPRRNSDNTCYKCMAQSLIEKEVNLYESKILNVCTSDDFLSFVRSNSKRKGSTQDELGDEVCNTLPAIEGKIDDTIELGQYHIAWAVFQHLNNRKRYRYTSIDEKYFCKDCTSPACLLARKILNNEVTHTLSLHLVQYYQQLSMSIEELRAILPNIMFYNRKMIAFNIGFDLADVHDLVVKIYWTFIISLYARYFMEFDLKCPLNLSYFELENNDIKLCTDKIVGNKDDTKFVKFLDKIKSLSPFKSQVESDFAFTVDVHTEEIQKKLDELLNFEDAQNPALSDQIPPPITNIEATTVVEDHPKKNCKEKMKKCCFDHSDLGDHCKENHSSKKRIKKECNHARMNETRDRLRKKLSQLINARKNMKAAAAAATNDPQQPPQPPQQPVQTTAPIASTSTKQPPSLKAVAKAAAAATAANSKTHNFTGNKLEDDDDSLVCLSTLCKRISHLHMNQTVTSGQNAQPTTEKTPNGVGKKVTPSALIGSSSIPITRKSGNTSANAAAWEAANREVTASKVANGKSASGDSEKGGGGSGSRDLSVLSVYLNSYSKEFLDNYSRDQSKVRKWINETLSYIEGGTGGCSSNGKKPQPQTTNPKKAAKKAKQKQRKEEEKRIMELQDLRGQFQDIYFKEFTDKHKLKLLKGSKKRDKKQIGELETNIKKLQRAKARVETVILELIATVKQTNAEFKFSYLPTKEQQVEKLKAIEDNASGVGTSVSTNATVSLSVPSTTANAIDGINNLNAATGIVPGSSSYALPSAYAHANVPSATFSPYQIDFQSTQNATLGAGAATAGYGMIRAPMPTPMCYAPPPHQTLSPDVVAAMAANAACTSNTDPSKRIVTIRRVNLPNVPEPRVTVTAKGSSPDKDKLLYTFVNGQLVPTTAPPMTQLPLQQLSNITEPRVTVSAKVNTADKDKLLYSFVNGQLVPTTTPPMTQLPLQQIPLPLPMQAPPPPPPIASSEMPAEHLSLTIPPPPLSKTQLKKERRRAAKLAAEQATALAAAKEEQLRQEQECARAEKANQQKVGKKNKSKADEPIERRNETTTANSKSKNNPAKNGVTPSASTTSVSTAEAIEGVPKKGSKVVISASQRRSASTTTSCSAGTSLSATPVNSQMNTRENSVSSQKPTLGPADRYKNMKMTSKSATQQHKTLIATQKTTSSQKQKDLVKGQQQQTNKGNGSNKKVLETENKEEAKSASLEPSETVEEEVELKKEKKRKKERTQRERLIDNGQFDNNPFATLHTQDSDSEWYSDSSSYDETDSEDDQQQSPVAIVSQKIISNPPASKSKVALKATPTTTTSVPMASATTTATPDVTKPKTRTVGLKKKDEAISNQQNLRSQNRKGKQEQRKDDGGAKKQQQQQHQQTVTPLPSQQQSSQPKQRSTTQSQRRNDKDRERDRDRDMVSSKGKAKGKENVQAGQSSQPSGAVGSRTTGTTSVVGATTHRELSSKSGRQSSRQQKLTENASQKQMQSQLQTQPQDPPRNRGGRGNRGGGGGNGGCSGDGGGNDSRPKRGGGRYERGGRGSGGGTNQNSARQSAEPNHQVSGASGSGATEGKPLSKRAQRQAQRNKKFQKQQHLHHNYEDCGAGIPNNMGYFNPDEVVIPPDPQPSLQHMQQQQRQYNSLPQQLQALHIGGNLSVKVNGQPPMQPSYASVSNGGNNGTYQGMVPALSIMDQLNRGVQVENLSLPPGITLTKVDPVKSEQLRQKSESIRKLSKPLQQQQAQQPQSFHHKAGATIIAPPVAPVGNYFGAAPYAGVAAAAAALEQSGIIMVEANPTSNNNNKKPLEKMNAGGGTAPASGKTSKSKKRRNKSKQESNARAANAAASNNGPIGGNIGDIAADQNANGQPKMITLRNPMFHGGAANAAATILQQQPGLVTGRPLGGLPLAAPIPMDQPAAIIKNENGMFTIRNPALHQAVTNGLAMGGYRQFGNVSYYTPQEAAAEAVRATQLQQQQQQQQLNAANQMILTNNNGDGSSASSSSAFSYFSNTSSNASSGNAPASSSSSTGSVGPGTIGSTHNTISISCTSIDENGGSTSLAGSGGGGGGLTGDAAIIARPSPQQKCISAIGSEVKNALQQKQKCKEGTTQWPSFVGQELQNTVVPGTDNLAAAAAAAAYLGGAGNGCVSNAGNGGVGGAAGGLTSASLQEKYQQSSYYNGFVDVFPPTAQTNSSQMSAPTVHSANTGSLFDSANDCHLHHHNCGEDSPPPTITGYNSYLDGITNTGVIRYDDASFLKNLIPGQNLSNEVSIHNINDSNFTRSTTSPVAHRVEITPVYRSRPTSTTTNIYEHCPTSAALTQNALSEQQAKYHSNVVPNYNDTLADYGNDAGMFATNNLVNLNELDAGSAGAESDVESYQRYNYEYESQQQQQQQQQNAILDLNELLIKKSSHSPHAQCASPYLDEAAMDSFVQNISTLQISAAADEQCGGHINGNGGGGSGGNNTGGSSVGAAGIPSNAATTTTANGWW